A genomic segment from Pseudoduganella chitinolytica encodes:
- a CDS encoding HD domain-containing phosphohydrolase — MNQSAIASTTTTATLLCVDDEPNILSALRRLFRSSGYRVLTAESGSLGLEILEREPVDLVISDMRMPVMDGARFLAQVRRRWPDTLRVLLTGYSDIGAIQDAINCGEIYRYITKPWEDHDIVLLVRHGLERRQLEMEKGRLEALTARQNEELKALNQSLEAKVEARTRQLRAEHNATVAANNKLKQNFVTTIKILSSMIELRAHNQPGHARLVADLSRQIALALGLEARESQDVFIAALLHDIGKIGFDDKLLATPLTQLHGEALGQFRKHPVRAAELLMPLEELRGSAAILRSQLERFDGTGFPEGTAGLAIPVGARILAVAADYYNLQQGAMVQRHLRPEGARSLIVGASGTRYDPNVVAAFRQIVEGGGKGDTTGVELLSGELLPGMVLARDLVSRDGLMLLSADHVLDARMIQQVQDFETKSARRLSIWVRPPRNTG; from the coding sequence ATGAACCAGAGCGCTATCGCCAGCACCACCACGACCGCCACGCTGCTGTGCGTCGACGATGAACCGAACATCCTGTCCGCGCTGCGGCGCCTGTTTCGGTCCAGCGGTTACCGGGTGCTGACAGCCGAGAGCGGTTCGCTGGGCCTGGAAATCCTGGAACGCGAGCCGGTCGACCTCGTCATCTCCGACATGCGCATGCCCGTCATGGACGGCGCCCGCTTCCTGGCGCAGGTGCGCCGGCGCTGGCCCGATACGCTGCGCGTGCTGCTAACGGGCTACTCCGATATCGGCGCGATCCAGGACGCCATCAACTGCGGCGAGATCTACCGCTACATCACGAAGCCGTGGGAAGACCACGACATCGTGCTGCTGGTGCGGCACGGGCTGGAGCGGCGGCAACTGGAGATGGAAAAAGGTCGGCTCGAGGCGCTGACAGCGCGTCAGAACGAAGAGCTGAAGGCGCTCAACCAGAGCCTGGAGGCGAAGGTGGAAGCGCGCACGCGCCAGCTGAGGGCCGAGCACAATGCCACGGTAGCGGCCAACAACAAGCTGAAACAGAATTTCGTCACGACGATCAAGATCCTGTCCAGCATGATCGAACTGCGCGCCCACAACCAGCCCGGCCATGCTCGCCTCGTGGCCGATCTGTCGCGCCAGATCGCGCTGGCGCTCGGGCTCGAGGCGCGCGAAAGCCAGGACGTCTTCATTGCCGCGCTGCTGCACGACATCGGCAAGATCGGCTTCGACGATAAGCTGCTTGCCACGCCGCTGACGCAGCTGCACGGCGAAGCGCTGGGCCAGTTTCGCAAGCACCCGGTGCGTGCCGCGGAGCTGCTGATGCCGCTGGAGGAACTGCGCGGCAGCGCAGCCATCCTGCGCAGCCAGCTGGAGCGCTTCGACGGCACCGGGTTTCCTGAAGGTACCGCCGGACTGGCGATTCCCGTAGGGGCTCGTATCCTAGCTGTCGCGGCCGACTACTACAACCTGCAACAGGGCGCGATGGTGCAGCGCCACCTTCGGCCCGAGGGCGCCCGTTCGCTGATCGTCGGCGCCAGCGGCACGCGCTACGATCCTAACGTGGTGGCGGCGTTTCGGCAGATTGTCGAAGGTGGCGGCAAAGGCGACACGACCGGTGTCGAGCTGCTGTCGGGCGAACTGCTGCCGGGCATGGTGCTGGCGCGCGACCTCGTCAGCAGGGATGGACTGATGCTGCTGTCGGCGGACCATGTGCTGGATGCCCGGATGATCCAGCAGGTGCAGGATTTCGAGACCAAGAGTGCACGCCGCCTGAGCATTTGGGTGCGCCCGCCCAGGAACACGGGCTAG
- a CDS encoding response regulator has translation MRKILLVDDDPHILSALQRALLQLWHGTERPQIECFTNPFEALNRICVCEFDVVICDYMMPQMSGGELLQALRDVAPDTVRIMLSGSPSFDTMLSAINEAQAFRFLRKPWDANELADSLHLALEQRAALLAARAPAPVAPSPQELEARRLEAEEPGLLTVRRDADGSVIL, from the coding sequence ATGAGAAAGATACTGCTGGTTGACGACGACCCCCATATCCTGAGCGCATTGCAGCGGGCACTGTTGCAACTATGGCACGGCACTGAGCGGCCGCAGATCGAATGCTTCACCAATCCGTTCGAGGCGCTCAACCGCATCTGCGTCTGCGAGTTCGACGTCGTGATCTGCGACTACATGATGCCGCAGATGAGCGGCGGCGAACTGCTGCAGGCGCTGCGCGACGTGGCGCCGGACACAGTCCGGATCATGCTGAGTGGTTCGCCGTCGTTCGACACGATGCTCAGTGCCATCAACGAGGCCCAGGCGTTCCGCTTCCTGCGCAAGCCATGGGACGCGAACGAGCTGGCCGACAGCCTGCACCTGGCGCTGGAGCAGCGCGCCGCGCTGCTGGCTGCGCGCGCGCCCGCCCCGGTCGCGCCGTCGCCGCAAGAGCTCGAAGCGCGCCGGCTGGAGGCGGAGGAGCCTGGCCTGCTGACGGTCCGCCGCGACGCCGACGGTTCGGTCATCCTGTAG
- a CDS encoding ATP-binding protein, which produces MQFEEFESFSVSTPAAHAAASPLVRLQYLVDNTPAIIYCTVPSGDFKMTFVSNNAYNLLGYRPEQMVADPNFWFDHIHPDDAPNIFSSLAKLFTEGQRVYEYRFRIHDGSYLWMHDSLRLIRDEHGTPLEVIGSLTDITARKRMEETLKARGIEQRRLIGELRSAHEQLLQSEKMASIGQLAAGIAHEINNPVGFVNSNMGALKNYVGTLLDVIDRYEQAAASHPALAARLAALRAEADLEFLKDDVVDLVRESMDGLKRVKDIVQALKDFSHVGETEWQIADLHHGLDSTLNIVANEIKYKATVEKQYGVLPQITCLASQLNQVFMNLLINAAHALSGQGVITLRTGANEGWVWVEVGDNGMGIAPENLKRIFEPFFTTKPVGSGTGLGLSLSYGIVNRHGGRIEVASVVGKGTRFTIHLPVMPPAAANAQKPPTTG; this is translated from the coding sequence ATGCAATTTGAAGAATTCGAATCCTTCTCCGTCAGTACACCGGCCGCGCACGCCGCTGCTTCGCCATTGGTGCGGTTGCAGTATCTGGTCGATAATACGCCCGCCATTATCTATTGCACGGTCCCCAGTGGCGATTTCAAGATGACGTTCGTCAGCAACAACGCCTACAACCTGCTCGGCTATCGGCCCGAGCAGATGGTGGCCGATCCCAACTTCTGGTTCGACCATATCCATCCCGACGATGCGCCAAACATCTTTTCCAGCCTGGCCAAGTTGTTTACCGAAGGCCAACGCGTGTACGAATACCGCTTCCGCATCCACGACGGCAGCTACCTGTGGATGCACGACTCGCTGCGGCTGATCCGCGACGAGCATGGCACGCCGCTCGAGGTGATTGGCTCGCTGACCGACATCACGGCCCGCAAGCGGATGGAGGAAACGCTGAAGGCGCGCGGCATCGAGCAGCGCCGGCTGATCGGCGAATTGCGCAGCGCCCACGAGCAGCTGCTGCAGTCGGAAAAGATGGCGTCGATCGGCCAGCTGGCCGCTGGTATCGCCCACGAAATCAACAATCCGGTCGGCTTCGTCAACTCGAACATGGGGGCGCTGAAGAACTACGTCGGCACGCTGCTGGACGTGATCGACCGCTACGAGCAGGCTGCGGCCAGCCACCCGGCGCTGGCCGCGCGACTGGCCGCGCTGCGGGCCGAGGCGGATCTCGAGTTCCTCAAGGACGACGTGGTCGATCTGGTGCGCGAATCGATGGACGGGCTAAAGCGCGTCAAGGACATCGTCCAGGCGCTGAAGGACTTCTCGCACGTGGGCGAAACCGAGTGGCAGATCGCGGACTTGCACCATGGCCTCGACAGCACGCTCAATATTGTCGCCAACGAGATCAAGTACAAGGCTACCGTCGAGAAGCAGTATGGCGTGCTGCCGCAGATTACCTGCCTGGCGTCGCAGCTGAACCAGGTGTTCATGAACCTGCTGATCAACGCCGCGCACGCATTGTCCGGGCAGGGCGTGATCACGCTGCGCACGGGTGCGAACGAAGGCTGGGTGTGGGTCGAAGTGGGCGACAACGGCATGGGCATCGCGCCAGAAAACCTGAAACGCATCTTCGAGCCGTTCTTTACGACCAAGCCCGTCGGCAGTGGCACCGGCCTCGGGCTGTCGCTATCCTACGGCATCGTCAACCGCCATGGCGGCCGTATCGAGGTAGCGTCGGTCGTCGGCAAGGGCACCCGGTTCACCATCCACCTGCCCGTCATGCCGCCGGCGGCCGCAAATGCCCAGAAACCACCCACTACAGGATGA
- a CDS encoding pyridoxal phosphate-dependent aminotransferase, with protein MSVTLKAVPTTPALPSRLPAVGTTVFTRMSQLAAQHGAVNLGQGFPDFPCDPQLVDMVTDAMRAGFNQYPMMTGAPVLRTAIAAKIGALYGHAYDADSEITVTAGATQALTTAILCCVHPGDEVIIIEPAYDSYLPTVELAGGVPVLVQMDVGPAGYRVPWDRIAAAVTPKTRLLVINTPHNPTGTVLRQADIDALTAIVQGTDILILADEVYEHMVYDGQRHESMSRHPLLAARSFVVSSFGKTYHVTGWKVGYVAAPAPLMAEFRKVHQYNVFTTNTPMQHGIAAYMADPAPYLELPAFYQHKRDLFRAGLAGSRFELLPADGTYFQCVRYGAISSQPEAAFAEWLTTEIKVAAIPVAAFYRGGTESGIVRFCFAKQDDTLRLALDRLARV; from the coding sequence ATGTCAGTCACTCTTAAAGCAGTCCCCACCACCCCGGCCCTCCCGTCGCGCCTGCCGGCGGTCGGCACGACCGTGTTTACCCGCATGTCCCAGCTGGCGGCCCAGCATGGCGCCGTCAACCTGGGCCAGGGCTTTCCCGACTTCCCGTGCGACCCGCAACTGGTCGACATGGTGACGGACGCGATGCGCGCGGGCTTCAACCAGTACCCGATGATGACGGGCGCGCCGGTGCTGCGCACTGCGATCGCGGCCAAGATCGGCGCGCTGTACGGCCATGCCTACGATGCCGACAGCGAGATCACCGTCACCGCCGGCGCCACCCAGGCGTTGACGACGGCGATCCTGTGCTGCGTGCACCCGGGCGACGAAGTCATCATCATCGAGCCCGCCTACGACAGCTACCTGCCCACGGTCGAACTGGCCGGCGGCGTGCCCGTGCTGGTGCAGATGGACGTGGGCCCGGCCGGCTACCGGGTACCGTGGGACCGCATCGCCGCCGCCGTCACGCCGAAAACGCGGCTCCTGGTCATCAACACGCCGCACAACCCCACCGGCACGGTGCTGCGCCAGGCCGACATCGATGCCTTGACCGCCATCGTGCAAGGCACCGACATCCTGATCCTGGCCGACGAGGTCTACGAGCACATGGTGTACGACGGCCAGCGCCACGAGTCGATGAGCCGCCACCCGCTGCTGGCCGCGCGCAGCTTCGTCGTTTCCAGCTTCGGCAAGACGTATCACGTGACGGGCTGGAAGGTCGGCTACGTGGCCGCGCCGGCGCCGCTGATGGCCGAGTTCCGCAAGGTCCACCAGTACAACGTGTTCACGACCAATACGCCGATGCAGCACGGGATCGCCGCCTACATGGCCGATCCGGCGCCCTACCTGGAGCTGCCCGCGTTCTACCAGCACAAGCGCGACCTGTTCCGCGCTGGCCTGGCTGGCAGCCGCTTCGAGCTGCTGCCAGCGGACGGCACCTACTTCCAGTGCGTGCGCTACGGCGCCATCTCCAGCCAGCCGGAGGCGGCGTTTGCCGAATGGCTGACGACCGAAATCAAGGTGGCCGCCATCCCCGTCGCCGCATTCTACCGGGGCGGCACCGAGTCGGGCATCGTGCGCTTCTGCTTTGCCAAGCAGGACGACACGTTGCGCCTGGCGCTGGACCGCCTGGCCCGGGTGTGA
- a CDS encoding HD-GYP domain-containing protein, whose product MDAGHVTQGNSETSVLRALNALHGRLEHQLAHLDDASEAAPGLRALAADLLHTVDMGQDVALACILLNQIGGTYAVRHCIETGIVVAVVGRGLGLPDATLAAIAAAALTMNCAMLDAHDDFNRRVALPGVVLSGDERARLRRHPEDSARTLACAGIGDEEWLACVLHHHEDDDGSGYPHGLPAHEIPRGARLLRLADRYCARVAARNYRRSLAPDVALAELNAEHDPALRDAFHRHIGRFPPGTLVQLADGGIGVVTYRPAIASEGSEVACLRDAAGQALAVPRVHRLAHEGEIARALTEDEAELRFAMRAIWGSLAAR is encoded by the coding sequence ATGGACGCCGGCCACGTCACGCAGGGCAACAGCGAGACGTCCGTGCTGCGGGCCCTGAACGCCCTGCACGGCCGGCTGGAACACCAGCTGGCGCACCTGGACGATGCGAGCGAGGCGGCCCCCGGCCTGCGCGCGCTGGCCGCCGACCTGCTGCACACGGTCGACATGGGCCAGGACGTGGCGCTGGCCTGCATCCTCCTGAACCAGATCGGCGGCACCTATGCGGTCCGGCATTGCATCGAGACGGGCATCGTCGTCGCCGTCGTGGGGCGCGGCCTGGGCCTGCCGGATGCCACCCTGGCGGCGATCGCCGCCGCCGCGCTGACGATGAACTGCGCGATGCTGGATGCCCACGACGACTTCAACCGGCGCGTCGCCTTGCCCGGCGTCGTGCTGTCCGGTGACGAACGGGCCCGCCTGCGCCGCCATCCGGAAGACAGCGCCCGCACGCTGGCCTGCGCCGGCATCGGCGACGAGGAATGGCTGGCGTGCGTGCTGCACCACCACGAGGACGACGACGGTTCCGGCTACCCGCACGGTCTTCCCGCGCACGAGATCCCGCGCGGCGCGCGGCTGCTGCGGCTGGCGGACCGCTACTGCGCGCGCGTCGCGGCCCGCAACTACCGTCGCTCGCTGGCGCCGGACGTGGCGCTGGCCGAACTGAACGCCGAGCACGACCCGGCGCTGCGGGACGCCTTCCACCGTCACATCGGCCGCTTTCCGCCCGGCACCCTGGTGCAGCTGGCCGATGGCGGCATCGGCGTCGTCACCTACCGCCCCGCCATCGCCAGCGAGGGTTCCGAAGTCGCCTGCCTGCGCGATGCGGCCGGCCAGGCGCTGGCCGTGCCGCGCGTGCACCGGCTCGCGCACGAGGGCGAGATCGCACGCGCGCTGACGGAAGACGAGGCGGAGTTGCGGTTTGCGATGCGGGCGATCTGGGGAAGTTTGGCGGCGCGATAG
- a CDS encoding IS4 family transposase, producing MHAQQIIQKFLADQCSAMHAKRRRCLADAVEAARSGGLAMMGMSKALESEVSLRYRIKRIDRLLSNAHLAKERVSIFKALAHHLLPHQERIAVIVDWSDLLPDVSQHLLRAAVVVEGRAITIYEELHPTKSYGSRQVHHRFLETLRTVLPPQSSPVIITDAGFRGTWFQMLGELGYDWIGRIRNLDTVRVEGTTKWQPCKELYPHATKVPRDLGRFEHTQSRLVKCRLTLVKKSPQGRKKLTVFGNDAGSHHSNKQRKGQSEPWLLSVSPGLSKLRAKQIVALYSCRMQIEQTFRDLKNPRWGMGIRHSQTRQPKRLAALLLIGTLLSFALWIIGIVAQSRGYRMRYGSKPKSAKTVSIVSLARQWLADVRYRRLTHSQLREAMQELANLVLIY from the coding sequence ATGCATGCACAGCAAATCATACAGAAGTTTTTGGCCGATCAGTGCTCCGCGATGCACGCCAAACGGCGGAGATGCTTGGCCGATGCTGTCGAAGCGGCCCGCAGCGGCGGGCTGGCAATGATGGGAATGAGCAAGGCGCTAGAAAGTGAAGTAAGCCTACGCTATCGGATCAAGCGCATCGACCGCCTTCTAAGTAACGCTCACTTGGCCAAGGAGCGGGTAAGCATCTTCAAGGCCTTGGCGCACCACCTCCTGCCGCATCAGGAGCGCATTGCAGTGATCGTCGATTGGTCTGATTTGCTGCCGGATGTAAGTCAGCATTTGCTGCGCGCCGCCGTGGTAGTGGAGGGGCGTGCGATCACGATTTATGAGGAGCTGCATCCGACCAAGTCGTATGGCAGCAGACAAGTCCATCATCGTTTCCTGGAGACTCTACGGACGGTACTGCCTCCACAAAGCAGTCCAGTGATCATCACCGACGCGGGCTTTCGGGGGACTTGGTTCCAGATGCTCGGCGAGCTCGGCTACGATTGGATCGGTAGAATTCGTAATCTCGACACCGTTCGCGTAGAAGGCACCACGAAGTGGCAGCCTTGCAAAGAGCTTTACCCTCACGCCACTAAGGTCCCACGCGATTTGGGACGGTTCGAACATACCCAATCGCGCTTGGTGAAATGCCGTCTGACTTTGGTGAAGAAGTCGCCCCAAGGGCGAAAGAAATTGACCGTCTTCGGCAATGACGCCGGCAGCCATCACAGCAACAAACAGCGTAAGGGACAATCCGAACCCTGGCTGTTGTCCGTCTCACCAGGGCTATCGAAGCTGCGTGCAAAACAGATCGTCGCCTTATACAGCTGTCGCATGCAAATCGAACAGACTTTCCGCGACCTCAAAAACCCGCGGTGGGGGATGGGGATTCGCCACAGTCAAACACGCCAACCCAAGCGTCTCGCCGCACTACTTCTTATCGGCACCTTGCTCAGCTTCGCCCTATGGATCATCGGCATCGTTGCGCAAAGTCGGGGCTATCGTATGCGCTACGGCAGCAAACCCAAATCCGCGAAAACTGTGTCTATCGTTTCCTTAGCTCGCCAATGGCTCGCCGACGTCAGGTATCGAAGGCTGACGCACAGCCAGCTCCGCGAAGCTATGCAGGAGCTGGCTAATCTAGTACTCATCTATTAA
- a CDS encoding tetratricopeptide repeat protein yields the protein MSLINKMLQDLDARGRGGTRAADASLRPVAAAPRHSRLAIAAGAGVGVLVAAAAGVAWYFLHTVPVPAPVAAPVPLRGSAAAPVAASPAAPGPVVAAAPPTATPAPVAPAAAPEPPPPAAAPVPAVRAAPAVSSDAGEAAPAPAPRARRAEPRPAAVPAERPVAARTTTVTIAPSSGEPGAQPQAENAYRRALAALQDGRVAEAVAGLENAVYLQPRHEAARQTLAGLLLENGRSDEAQRHLQLGLALNPNQPQVAMLLARLQLEKNGAGAIDTLRRTLPHATANADYVAFLAGALQRQQRHREAIEQYEAVLRLAPQNGVWWMGLGISLQAERRNADARAAFTRARQAGLTPELQAFVERKLGQVE from the coding sequence ATGAGCCTGATTAATAAAATGCTGCAGGATCTCGATGCGCGCGGCAGGGGCGGTACGCGCGCGGCGGACGCCAGCTTGCGCCCCGTCGCTGCCGCGCCGCGCCACAGCAGGCTTGCCATCGCGGCCGGTGCCGGCGTTGGCGTGCTGGTGGCCGCCGCGGCCGGGGTCGCGTGGTATTTCCTGCATACGGTGCCGGTCCCGGCCCCTGTTGCCGCGCCCGTACCGTTGCGGGGCAGCGCGGCCGCGCCGGTCGCCGCCAGCCCGGCCGCGCCGGGACCCGTCGTGGCGGCGGCGCCGCCCACCGCGACGCCTGCTCCGGTGGCACCCGCCGCCGCGCCGGAACCCCCACCCCCGGCCGCAGCCCCCGTGCCCGCTGTGCGGGCTGCGCCTGCCGTGTCAAGCGACGCAGGCGAAGCCGCGCCGGCACCTGCGCCGCGTGCGCGCCGGGCCGAGCCCCGTCCAGCAGCCGTGCCCGCCGAGCGGCCGGTGGCCGCCCGCACGACTACCGTCACGATCGCGCCGTCGTCCGGCGAACCCGGCGCGCAGCCGCAAGCGGAGAACGCCTACCGCCGCGCGCTGGCAGCGCTGCAGGATGGCCGGGTGGCGGAAGCCGTCGCGGGCCTGGAGAACGCCGTCTACCTGCAGCCGCGCCACGAAGCCGCGCGCCAGACGCTGGCCGGACTGCTGCTGGAGAATGGCCGGAGCGACGAGGCCCAGCGCCACCTGCAACTGGGCCTGGCGCTGAATCCGAACCAGCCGCAGGTGGCGATGCTGCTTGCGCGTCTGCAGCTGGAAAAGAACGGCGCGGGCGCCATCGACACGCTGCGCCGCACGCTGCCGCATGCCACGGCCAACGCCGACTACGTCGCCTTCCTGGCTGGCGCGCTGCAACGGCAACAGCGCCATCGCGAGGCCATCGAACAGTACGAGGCGGTCCTGCGGCTGGCACCGCAGAACGGCGTGTGGTGGATGGGACTGGGCATTTCGCTGCAGGCCGAGCGGCGCAACGCCGACGCCCGCGCGGCCTTCACCCGCGCCCGCCAGGCCGGCCTGACGCCGGAGCTGCAGGCGTTCGTGGAGCGCAAGCTGGGGCAGGTGGAGTAG
- a CDS encoding ExeA family protein, which produces MYEAHFGLREVPFSITPDTSFFFGSPHSQEGLNTLLVAARNGEGFIKITGEVGTGKTLLCRKFMAMLGDDFVTAYVPNPYLEPRALMLALADELEIVLPRDVDQHQLVKSLTTRLLELAARGQHVVLCLDEAQAIPIESLEALRLLTNLETEKRKLLQIVLFGQPELNAHLASPTIRQLAQRITFHYHLGALRRDDLDFYLAHRLRVAGFAGARLFAKHAVDALFRATGGIPRLVNIVANKALMLAYGEGRQQVDKRHVALAARDTIGTTRRRTWPWLAGLAVAASLAGGITLALTR; this is translated from the coding sequence ATGTACGAAGCCCACTTCGGCCTGCGCGAGGTGCCGTTCTCCATCACGCCGGACACCAGCTTCTTTTTCGGCAGCCCCCATTCGCAGGAAGGGCTGAACACGCTGCTGGTGGCCGCCCGCAACGGCGAAGGCTTCATCAAGATCACGGGCGAAGTGGGCACCGGCAAGACGCTGTTGTGCCGCAAGTTCATGGCGATGCTGGGCGACGATTTCGTCACGGCCTACGTGCCCAATCCCTACCTGGAACCGCGCGCGCTGATGCTGGCCCTCGCCGACGAGCTGGAAATCGTGCTGCCGCGCGACGTCGACCAGCACCAGCTGGTGAAGTCGCTGACGACGCGCCTGCTGGAACTGGCCGCGCGCGGCCAGCACGTGGTGCTGTGCCTGGACGAGGCGCAGGCGATTCCCATCGAGAGCCTGGAAGCGCTGCGTTTGCTGACCAACCTGGAAACGGAGAAGCGCAAGCTGCTGCAGATCGTGCTGTTCGGCCAGCCGGAGCTGAACGCGCACCTGGCCAGCCCGACGATCCGCCAGCTGGCCCAGCGCATCACGTTCCACTACCACCTGGGGGCGCTGCGGCGCGACGACCTGGACTTCTACCTGGCGCACCGGCTGCGCGTGGCCGGTTTTGCCGGCGCGCGGCTGTTCGCCAAGCATGCCGTCGATGCGCTGTTCCGCGCCACGGGCGGCATCCCCCGGCTCGTCAACATCGTTGCCAACAAGGCGCTGATGCTGGCGTACGGAGAAGGCCGCCAGCAGGTCGACAAGCGCCACGTGGCGCTGGCCGCGCGCGACACCATCGGCACGACCCGGCGCCGCACCTGGCCGTGGCTGGCGGGACTGGCCGTCGCCGCCTCGCTGGCCGGTGGCATCACCCTGGCGCTGACACGATGA